One window of the Clostridium sp. MB40-C1 genome contains the following:
- a CDS encoding 3'-5' exonuclease, which yields MKKIFIDTETTGIEPGEIVQLTYCICDTNLQGEEKVCFSKNFFFDVDYIEPSAQRVHGFSVEKLKILSNGKTFKDVASEVSEDLKDGVFIAHNVNFDKKFVVAEFNKLNNIDWNPKDFFCTMEYFKPIVKAKTKTGRIKNPRLEETIDFLKINKKTVLKGAKRLFNCDDVNFHDARYDVAALVSCYYRAKKLGYK from the coding sequence ATGAAGAAAATTTTTATAGATACGGAAACCACTGGTATAGAACCTGGAGAAATTGTACAACTAACTTATTGCATTTGTGATACAAACTTACAAGGTGAAGAAAAAGTTTGTTTTTCAAAAAACTTCTTTTTTGATGTGGATTATATTGAACCCTCTGCTCAACGTGTTCATGGTTTTAGTGTAGAAAAATTAAAGATTTTATCTAATGGGAAAACCTTTAAAGACGTAGCTTCAGAAGTAAGTGAAGATTTAAAAGATGGAGTTTTTATTGCTCATAATGTGAATTTTGATAAAAAGTTTGTTGTTGCTGAATTCAATAAATTAAATAATATAGATTGGAATCCTAAAGATTTCTTTTGTACCATGGAGTATTTTAAACCCATAGTAAAAGCAAAAACAAAAACTGGTAGGATAAAAAATCCTAGACTGGAAGAAACGATTGATTTTCTAAAAATAAATAAAAAAACTGTATTAAAAGGTGCTAAAAGACTCTTTAATTGTGATGATGTGAATTTTCATGATGCTAGATATGATGTAGCAGCTCTTGTATCTTGCTATTATAGAGCTAAAAAATTAGGGTATAAATAA
- a CDS encoding methyl-accepting chemotaxis protein produces MRKLKIKGKISLMSIFTIIFLLIAILIATLYNVNKLVKNTNNKSLNSNGELALNLINEKYKGDWRIEEGKLYKGKKLFNNDTEFVDIVKEKTNNEVTIFLNDVRVSTTVENEGKRAVGTKASEEVAQKVLKDGQEYTGQAKVLEQPYEVIYIPIKDKSGQNIGMFFVGINQSDINKQVSTMMYTILGITLVIGVLAFIIASLITNNITKHLGEAIKYLGFMAEGNLSLHIPDNLIKRYDEIGELSHSVKLMQESFNKMLLSVKGMSENIEETSESVSIASEETANSSQGVATAIQDVATGVGTQSENLFAITEVLNKFGDNLEQMVKSIEDVYSTFHGINSMTSEGNDKMHQLIQSITEVSNSSKNFGDKINSFGENINKINEITGLINSIADQTNLLALNAAIEAARAGESGKGFAVVAEEIRKLAEQSKVSAEDINVLIRNISEDTDTIIDDSNTMNSELNNQIEVIDTTIISFKNITRAIDKIAPEVKEVNYLANTINEEKNVILQKVEDISSVSEEVSASAEEIAASSEEMGASAEELAATVHSLSDMSKEMMSKVNNFRLMNIDEQSKI; encoded by the coding sequence GTGAGAAAATTAAAAATAAAAGGTAAAATATCTTTGATGTCAATATTTACAATTATATTCTTACTTATAGCTATACTTATAGCTACACTTTATAACGTTAACAAATTAGTTAAAAATACCAATAATAAGAGTTTAAATTCTAATGGAGAATTGGCATTAAACTTAATTAATGAAAAATACAAAGGTGATTGGAGAATAGAAGAAGGAAAATTATATAAAGGTAAAAAATTATTTAATAATGATACTGAATTTGTAGATATTGTAAAAGAAAAGACAAATAATGAAGTAACCATATTTTTAAATGATGTAAGAGTATCTACAACTGTAGAAAACGAAGGTAAAAGAGCAGTAGGTACTAAAGCTTCTGAAGAAGTTGCACAAAAGGTATTAAAAGATGGGCAAGAATATACAGGACAAGCTAAAGTTTTAGAACAGCCCTATGAAGTTATATATATTCCAATAAAAGATAAAAGTGGGCAAAATATAGGGATGTTTTTTGTTGGAATTAATCAAAGTGATATAAATAAACAGGTAAGTACAATGATGTATACAATTTTAGGAATTACTTTAGTAATAGGTGTTTTAGCATTTATAATTGCATCATTGATTACAAATAATATAACAAAACATCTTGGAGAGGCTATAAAATATTTAGGATTTATGGCTGAAGGAAATTTATCATTACATATCCCAGATAATCTTATAAAAAGATATGATGAAATAGGTGAGTTATCACATTCAGTAAAATTAATGCAAGAGTCTTTTAATAAAATGCTTTTAAGTGTTAAAGGAATGTCTGAGAATATTGAAGAAACTTCTGAAAGTGTATCTATTGCTTCGGAAGAAACAGCTAATTCTTCACAAGGCGTAGCTACTGCTATTCAAGATGTTGCTACAGGGGTAGGAACACAGTCAGAAAATCTATTTGCTATTACAGAAGTATTGAATAAATTTGGAGATAATTTAGAGCAAATGGTTAAGTCAATAGAAGATGTTTATTCAACTTTTCATGGAATTAATTCTATGACAAGTGAAGGTAATGACAAAATGCATCAGCTGATTCAATCTATAACAGAAGTAAGTAATTCCTCTAAAAATTTTGGAGACAAAATAAATAGTTTTGGTGAAAATATAAATAAAATTAATGAAATAACAGGTCTCATAAATAGTATTGCAGATCAAACTAATTTATTAGCCTTAAATGCAGCTATTGAAGCAGCAAGAGCAGGGGAATCTGGAAAAGGATTTGCTGTAGTTGCTGAGGAAATTAGAAAACTTGCAGAACAAAGCAAGGTTTCGGCGGAAGATATAAATGTTTTAATAAGAAATATATCAGAAGATACAGATACTATTATAGATGATTCTAATACTATGAATTCAGAATTAAATAATCAGATTGAAGTAATTGATACTACTATAATTTCATTCAAAAACATAACAAGGGCAATTGATAAAATTGCACCAGAAGTTAAAGAAGTAAATTACCTGGCTAATACTATAAATGAAGAAAAAAATGTTATTTTGCAGAAGGTAGAAGATATATCTTCAGTATCTGAAGAAGTATCAGCATCAGCAGAGGAGATAGCAGCATCATCTGAAGAAATGGGTGCATCAGCAGAAGAGTTAGCAGCAACAGTACATTCTTTAAGTGATATGTCTAAGGAAATGATGAGCAAAGTTAATAATTTTAGATTAATGAATATTGATGAGCAATCTAAAATTTAA
- a CDS encoding serine protease: MIVKIKPLKTNTIETKKNFEDIKDIFNDKRTNNANGSLTKNIIFCRYIGMNCEESNYVNTLRELDSQLQSIEASYIKFTRGLKQISEINDIENAKKIMEKYDELESENYINTYKLFEFNMGYEIKNECLELTKKLAFKEIMNLYDINNTDKSKTARKNFGIKLLLWMNKYIKYLFENRYDININHKVMFYGDIKEHEIYFLILLSKLGCDIAYINPKEDIDYKVPQINNFSNAIRGSKTSSDIIEVSFESVQSKKSSILKEHTVIKQKEKYEDIKEEMKISMANTEEKIEKSYQELANFAESVVMINVYDDNEELVGRGSGVVINDEGFIITNFHVLNKGVLYGIVFENDTNEYMSYSIVKYHSDYDLALLKVTKKARPIKLNIKDLVRGQKIIAIGSPLGLFNTISDGIVSGFRQFDFMEMVQITAPISPGSSGGALIDLYGNLVGITTSGLDGQNLNMAVTAKYIKNFTGNILNTGYIK, encoded by the coding sequence ATGATTGTTAAAATAAAACCATTGAAAACAAATACAATAGAAACAAAAAAGAATTTTGAAGATATAAAAGATATTTTTAATGATAAAAGAACAAATAATGCAAATGGAAGTTTAACTAAAAATATTATTTTTTGTAGGTATATAGGTATGAATTGTGAGGAAAGTAATTATGTTAATACATTGAGAGAGTTGGATAGCCAATTGCAATCAATTGAAGCAAGTTATATTAAATTTACAAGGGGTTTAAAGCAAATTTCAGAAATAAACGATATAGAAAATGCAAAGAAAATCATGGAAAAGTATGATGAATTAGAAAGTGAAAATTATATAAATACATATAAGTTATTTGAATTTAATATGGGTTATGAAATAAAAAATGAATGTTTAGAGTTGACAAAAAAACTTGCTTTTAAAGAAATAATGAATTTGTACGACATAAACAATACCGACAAAAGCAAAACTGCAAGAAAAAATTTTGGAATAAAATTATTATTATGGATGAATAAATATATTAAATATCTATTTGAAAATAGATATGACATAAATATAAACCATAAAGTTATGTTTTATGGAGATATAAAAGAACATGAAATATATTTTTTAATATTACTTTCTAAATTAGGATGTGACATTGCATATATAAATCCTAAAGAAGATATAGATTACAAAGTTCCTCAAATAAATAATTTTTCAAATGCTATAAGGGGGAGCAAAACGAGCAGTGATATAATAGAAGTATCGTTTGAGAGTGTTCAAAGTAAAAAAAGTTCTATATTAAAAGAACATACTGTAATTAAACAAAAAGAAAAATATGAAGATATTAAAGAAGAAATGAAAATTTCTATGGCAAATACTGAGGAAAAAATAGAAAAAAGTTATCAAGAACTTGCTAATTTTGCTGAATCAGTAGTAATGATAAATGTATATGATGATAATGAAGAATTAGTAGGTAGAGGTTCGGGAGTTGTAATAAATGATGAGGGATTTATTATAACAAATTTTCATGTACTAAATAAGGGTGTACTATATGGAATAGTTTTTGAAAATGATACTAATGAGTATATGTCATATAGTATTGTAAAATATCACTCGGATTATGATTTAGCTTTGCTGAAAGTAACTAAAAAAGCAAGGCCTATTAAATTGAATATAAAAGACTTAGTAAGAGGGCAGAAGATTATAGCAATAGGAAGTCCATTAGGTTTATTTAATACAATTTCTGATGGTATTGTATCAGGATTTCGTCAATTTGATTTTATGGAAATGGTGCAAATAACCGCTCCTATTTCTCCAGGAAGTTCAGGAGGAGCACTGATTGATTTATATGGTAATTTAGTGGGGATAACAACATCTGGTTTAGATGGTCAAAATTTAAATATGGCTGTTACAGCAAAATATATAAAAAATTTCACTGGAAATATATTGAACACAGGATATATTAAATAG
- a CDS encoding cell wall hydrolase translates to MTKFKSLKTFLSALSLCAALSTTAFAGDYTVVSGDSLYKLGTLFNTSSNNIMGSNNLKATTIYPGQVLKVPCDTYTVKSGDSLYLIAKKYGINLNDLRKANNKWNSTIYIGQKLNLPKVNSNAGTSSNSSINSTTKQPIVNYTEADLDLLSRLVTAEAQGQPYNAQVAVASVVLNRVKSSQFPNTISSVIYQKINGYYQFTPVKNGWINKTATSTAKKAAKEALYGADPSKSALFYFDDSATNKWLWSKPITARIGNMVFVK, encoded by the coding sequence ATGACAAAATTTAAATCTTTAAAAACATTTTTATCTGCACTAAGTTTATGTGCAGCTTTATCTACCACAGCTTTTGCAGGAGACTATACAGTAGTTTCTGGAGACTCTCTCTATAAACTAGGAACCCTTTTCAATACCTCATCAAATAATATAATGGGATCTAATAATCTTAAAGCAACTACTATTTATCCTGGACAAGTTTTGAAAGTTCCTTGTGACACCTATACTGTAAAAAGTGGTGATAGCTTATATTTAATTGCTAAAAAATATGGTATAAACTTGAATGATCTAAGAAAGGCCAATAATAAATGGAACAGTACCATTTATATTGGACAAAAACTAAACTTACCAAAAGTAAATTCTAATGCTGGGACAAGCTCCAATTCTAGTATTAATTCAACTACTAAACAACCTATTGTAAATTATACTGAAGCTGACTTAGATCTATTATCAAGACTCGTAACAGCAGAGGCACAGGGTCAACCTTACAATGCTCAAGTCGCTGTGGCATCGGTAGTATTAAATAGGGTGAAGAGTTCTCAATTTCCTAACACTATTTCATCTGTAATTTATCAGAAAATCAATGGATACTATCAATTTACTCCTGTTAAAAATGGTTGGATAAACAAGACTGCTACTTCTACTGCTAAAAAAGCTGCTAAGGAGGCTTTATATGGTGCTGATCCAAGCAAATCTGCATTGTTTTATTTTGATGACAGTGCTACTAACAAATGGTTATGGTCAAAACCTATAACAGCTAGAATTGGCAATATGGTTTTTGTAAAATAA
- a CDS encoding YncE family protein, with product MNKKIFFVTLSILGIILCAILGGRYLLNWKKTNLNNNTSKSLNLNKGIYILSSGDTVYYLPNEKSTTVKKYKVEGALDMRKVSNNKVYVPICYGDHKEEIAMFHNGKFNKYIKLSYDLPLLVRYNKYNNKAYITHKTKVTKQKENCITVINTLLDKEENTIMYNNHVEDITFTTNNSMVVSSYSLKEKAHKLDIFNLKTNSIIKTIPTPVKFSSIKCGKNNLIYAVNRKSKDNILYVIDLNKGKVINKIKLPHEYPYKVFIKEKAKKEYIYVLHQDFDSLKGKGISVIDSSSDKIIAEFLQIECPEDIDIYEEKMIVSNWRDGKIYIINNNKICNEIQINKPLSVVINGE from the coding sequence ATGAATAAGAAAATTTTTTTTGTAACATTAAGCATATTAGGTATTATTTTATGTGCAATATTAGGAGGAAGGTATCTTCTAAATTGGAAAAAAACTAATTTAAATAATAATACAAGTAAAAGTTTAAATCTAAATAAAGGAATATATATTCTTTCAAGTGGTGATACTGTTTATTATCTACCTAATGAGAAGTCTACTACAGTAAAGAAATATAAGGTTGAAGGTGCATTAGATATGAGGAAAGTAAGTAATAATAAAGTATATGTGCCAATTTGTTATGGGGACCATAAAGAAGAGATAGCTATGTTTCATAATGGTAAATTTAATAAGTACATAAAATTAAGCTACGATCTTCCTCTTTTAGTAAGATATAATAAATATAACAATAAAGCCTACATCACTCATAAAACAAAAGTAACCAAACAAAAGGAGAATTGTATAACTGTTATTAATACATTGTTAGATAAAGAAGAAAATACTATTATGTATAATAACCATGTTGAAGATATTACATTTACTACAAATAATAGTATGGTTGTTAGCTCTTATTCTTTAAAAGAAAAAGCACATAAGCTGGATATATTTAATTTAAAGACCAATTCAATTATAAAGACGATACCAACACCTGTTAAGTTTTCTTCTATAAAGTGTGGCAAAAATAACTTAATTTATGCTGTGAATCGAAAATCTAAAGATAATATTCTGTATGTTATTGACTTAAATAAGGGAAAAGTAATAAATAAAATTAAACTTCCACATGAGTATCCATATAAGGTTTTTATAAAGGAAAAAGCTAAAAAAGAATATATTTATGTTTTGCATCAAGATTTTGATTCATTAAAAGGAAAAGGAATATCTGTAATAGATTCTTCAAGTGACAAAATTATAGCTGAATTTCTGCAGATAGAATGTCCAGAAGATATTGATATATATGAAGAAAAGATGATAGTTTCAAATTGGAGAGATGGCAAAATATATATTATTAACAATAATAAGATATGTAATGAAATACAAATAAATAAGCCACTTTCTGTTGTAATAAATGGAGAGTAA
- a CDS encoding GIY-YIG nuclease family protein, with translation MAYIYIVECKDGTLYTGWTTHIERRIKQHNEGKGAKYTRCRRPVVLKYFEEFKTREEAMKREYQIKKLSRLEKLKLLDMFKI, from the coding sequence ATGGCGTATATTTATATTGTGGAATGTAAGGATGGAACACTTTATACAGGGTGGACAACCCATATTGAAAGAAGAATCAAACAGCATAATGAAGGTAAAGGGGCCAAGTACACCAGGTGTAGACGTCCTGTAGTATTAAAATATTTTGAGGAGTTTAAAACAAGAGAAGAAGCTATGAAAAGAGAATACCAGATAAAAAAATTATCTAGATTGGAAAAGCTAAAACTTCTTGATATGTTTAAAATTTAA